The Ensifer canadensis genomic sequence TCCTGTGGCGCCACGTTGCCAAGAACGCGCTGCTGCCGACGCTCACCATTGCCGGCGTGCTCTTCGGTGAACTCATCGCCGGCGCCGTCGTCACCGAGACTGTCTTCGGCCTTAACGGCATCGGAGGGCTGACGGAAAGGGCGGTCGGCAGCCAGGACGCGGCCGTGCTCCAGGCGATCGTTGTGCTCTCGGCCTTGGCCTTCGTCGTCATCAATCTCATCGTGGATCTGCTCTTTCCTGTGCTCGATCCGCGTCTTCGGACAAAAGCAGGAGCCACCGCATGACCACGTTCGATACAATCCACGATGACGCCATCGCGTCAGGGCACGGACACCGGGTGGGCGGGCGCTTCTCGCTCCCCCATTTCATCCGCCGGTTGCCAGTGGGCCTGGCTTTGTCCTGGCTGGTTCTCGCCATCGCCTTCCTCTGGGCAGTCGCTCCGTGGCTTTTCACCATCTACAATCCGCTCGAAGGGGTTGGTGGGGAACAGCTTCGGCGGCCGGACGCCAGCCATCTGCTCGGTACCGACGCGCTTGGGCGCGATCTCTACGGCCGTATCGTCTACGGTGCGGTTCATTCGCTGACCGGTGCCTTTGTCGCTGTGGCACTTGGTCTTGTCATCGGTACGGGCCTTGGCGTGGTCGCCGGCTCGGTCGATCGGCGGCTTGACGATGTGATCATGCGGCTTGTCGACGTTTTGCTGTCTATCCCGCCACTGCTGTTGTCTCTCAGCATCATCATCCTGCTCGGCTTCGGCACGGTGAACGCGGCGATCGCCGTTGGCGTCACCTCTGTTGCCGGTTTTGCCCGCTTGGCGCGTTCGGAAGTTGTTCGTGTCCGGCGCAGCGATTATGTCGAGGCGGCTTTCGGCAGTGGGGGCACCTTCGCCTCCGTCCTCTGGCGGCATGTGTTGCCG encodes the following:
- a CDS encoding ABC transporter permease; the protein is MTTFDTIHDDAIASGHGHRVGGRFSLPHFIRRLPVGLALSWLVLAIAFLWAVAPWLFTIYNPLEGVGGEQLRRPDASHLLGTDALGRDLYGRIVYGAVHSLTGAFVAVALGLVIGTGLGVVAGSVDRRLDDVIMRLVDVLLSIPPLLLSLSIIILLGFGTVNAAIAVGVTSVAGFARLARSEVVRVRRSDYVEAAFGSGGTFASVLWRHVLPNSLTSVLAIAALHFGSAVLQISTLGFLGYGAPPPTPEWGLLIAEGRNYISTAWWLTTAPGIVVVLVVLAANRVSQSFGKVAA